The sequence ATATGCAGCCGTACTTTTTTATACCTGAAGAAATCAAAACTTCGATCCTAATGCCTACAGCATCGCCTTAGCACAGTATCTGTGTTAGCTTAAGCTGTGCTTCCCAGTAAGGTATTAGTCGAGGTAGAAGATAACAGATACCAGGTTAAGGGAAGTTTTTTACAACTAAGCTGGCGCTTTGTTGTTGCGATTGCAGTGCATTCTGCTTGCCTGTTGTATCTAAATTAAATACGCAGCAGTTTAAAAACTTTTGTTTAAAGCATCTCAAAATTAAAATATCCTATGCTTTTCTGGGTAAATATGTTCGAGACAGACGTTTTATTGCGATAATTCCCAAAAGAAGCTTGTGAATTGAGAGGATATAGATGACGCTTAAACGGATTGTTTTATTTTTCCTTACCTTGGTAGCCATTTTATTTTCTGGCTCGTCTCTAATTGGGAGTTTGAAGGAACCTCAATTTCAAAGCGAGTTGGAATTATACCAAACTAATATCGTATTGCTAGCTACTGAATGGCAACCCTCTGACGAAGAGGAAAATTTGCAAAACGTCAAAAAAGCTATATTGGGTGTAAAACCTCTTGAAGGGGCACTCAAGCAATATCAACAGGCACGTATATCAGCCGAAACTAATTTAGAAAAGGCTCAAAATCAACTAGCTAAACTACGCTCGAAATCAACTGATAATATTACGCCACCACAGTCGGAATCGGAAATTTCTCCTGCCATTGAGGCTTCTTTACTAGTAGAGCAAAAAAAATTACAGCAAACTTCTAATCAATTACAAGAATCACTTGCCAAATTAGACTTACGCATAGGAATTCTTCAAGCACGTCAAGGTAACAAAGATAAAGCTATTGAAACTTGGCAAAAATTACAAAAAAATTCAAGTATAAATCCTCAGCTTAGCGAAACAAGTCAAACGTTAATTCAAATATGGAAAGAATCTCCTAGACTTTCACAAGAAGCAGAATTATTAATCAAAGATAATCTAAAAGGTTGGTTTCGCCATAGCGCTTTAGAGAAAATATACCAAATTAAACAAAATTCAGAATATTTAAATAATCTTAAAGTAATTGAGCAAAAATCAGCAGAAAACGCCCTCCTTAAGTTGACTGGTATAGCTATCCTTCCCGCATTAGGAGGCTTTATTGGTGTAATATTACTGATTTTCACTTTCGGACAGTGGATAATCAAAAGGCAAGAATCATTACTGGCGCAAAATTCTCAGACTCGCTGGAAAACACCTTGGAATGGTGAAACAATTTTACAAGTATTTGTGGTGGGCTTTTTCTTAATGGGGCAATTAATTGTACCCCTCGTATTACAGTTTCTTCCCATTCCCCGCCCAGCCCCAAACGTAAAAATTCAAGCATTATACGTTTTAGTTAGCTATTTACTCGTAGCTTTTGGTTCGCTATCTGTTCTTTACTTATCAATTAAACAATTTTTTCCGCTTCCCGAAGATTGGTTTTGCTTCCGATTGTACGATAGCTGGCTCCTATGGGGAATTGGTGGTTATTGTGCTGTAATACCTATATTTATTATTGTTTCTTTGATAAATCAACAGCTTTGGCAGGGGCAAGGCGGTAGCAATCCCCTGTTACAAATAGTTTTAGAAAGTCAGGACAATGTAGCGTTATTAATATTTTTCTCTACCGCTGCGATCGCTGCACCATTGTTTGAGGAATTTTTATTTCGCGGATTTTTGCTCCCTTCCCTTACCCGCTACTTTCCAGTGTGGGGATCGATACTAATTTCTAGTTTTGTGTTTGCCGCAGTTCATCTAAGTTTGTCAGAGGTTATACCTCTTACAGTACTGGGGATCGTCCTTGGCGTAGTCTATTCGCGATCGCGTAATCTTCTGGCTCCCATGCTTCTACACAGTTTATGGAATAGTGGCACTCTATTAAGCCTATTTCTTTTAGGTAGTAGTACTAATTGACACCTGAATGTACTGTTGTCAGAATAAAAATAATCTGCATTAATTATGTGTAACAAATTTTCAATTAGTATTCACTATAGTGAGTGTAGATAGTTCTTTATCTGCGAGCATAGATGCTCAAAAGAATAGCAAAATTAAAAATATATGTTAGATATATAACTAGTTACTTAAGTAAGTCTATAGTTATTTGTTGATTATTTTCAGCCTTTGTAGGGATGCAAACTGTTTTTAATTATTTTAAGATTAAAAACATCATGGGGCATTTTGTACATAAATCAATAAAGTTTCAGAGCGATAATGCACAATATACTTAGTTATGCTTCTATAGAACCATTTTTACTTGTAATTATGGACTGTAAAAGCCGTATTTTTATGGTACCTAGGTGATTGTAGCGCACTGAATTAGTCCGGAATTTTTGCGTAAGGACTTGTACAACTGAATATTGCATCGTCCTTGAATGACACTTATTGCAATTAATTATCATTCAGAGATTCTCTGTTGTGGAACAACAGAGTCCAGCGATATACAATTTGCTGAAATAAATATATACAGAAAAATAAGAGTATCTCAACTTCTGAGAAAGCCAAAACTTCTTTAGGCTTAGCTTTGAAGGAGTTTATTTACTTTGGGGAACAGTAATTTCACTAGTTAGCAGTAGTATCTTCTCGAATGATGCTGCTAAAAAAGAAGCTAGTTAATTTTATATTTTTATTCTTAAGGAGCAGCGATATGGCAAAACTCACTCCCTCCCATGCAACTAAACAACTAATGGCGGGTTTCTGCGGAATTATTTTTGGAGCATTCGGCATTCATAAGTTTGTTCTTGGGTATGCATCAGAAGGTTTAATTACCTTAATTATTTCTTTAGTTGGCGGTTATTTTACCTACGGTTTAAGTTTTTTGATTATGCAGCTAGTAGGTTTGATTGAAGGAATGATTTATCTAAATAAAAGCCACGATGATTTCGTCGGTACTTATTTTATGAATAGACAAGGCTGGTTCTAAGCAAATATTCAAATTTTAACAAATATTTTATTTTGTTTAATATTTCGCGTGCGTAATTATCGCAATTGTAATATTAGCTCTGTTTGTTTTTTGATTGGAATTGCAAGTTAAGTCTTACATTTATTCCTAGCTGTCAAATAACTGTAACCAGTATACAAATATATGTAAGCAGCTAGGATTCCTGAATGATTTTATAATTCAACTAAATTTTTATTGCAAAATATAAAAATAAGTAAGAATATTTTTTAGATCCAAATTCTGTGATTAGAGTCTAAATATATTTACTGATAATTTCTCAGATTATAGATTGATTGAATTAAATAAAAAACACAATATTCCTATTTCGTGAGGACTAATGTTAAAACTTAAAAATCTCACATTAATAATGCTTACCTGCTTTGGCATGGGTTACTTTTTGGCAATGTCTAGCTTGCCTATAAATCCATTTTTAAAAAGTCAGGCTGCGATGCTTCCAATACAGTTAAGTATTCTTATCTACTTTATTTATCTGCGTTGGAATAAGCACAAAGAATTTAGCTAAACATCTAGTTTTTACAAAAATTCATATCTCAGACATTCTGTCATAAGTCCGGATTTAGCTTACCCTCAAAGTAGGAACTTTCATAATGCCATGTCGAAGAGCGGCAGCATTTTTATATTTCTAGCAAGTCCGAACATTTCCATGCAACTGGTACCAAAAAAAAACAAAGCTGAAAGTCCACTACTTACCAAAAACAAAATTACCCTTGATGTAGAGGGAATGCAATGTGCTGGCTGTGTCAAAGCAGTGGAAAAACAATTGACTCAATTTCCAGGAGTTGATAAAGCCAGCGTGAATTTAGCAACTGGGGTAGCAGTAGTAGACTCGGAAAAATTTGATATCGACATTGATGCCTTAGTCAAAGAATTAACTACAGCAGGATTTCCCA comes from Rivularia sp. PCC 7116 and encodes:
- a CDS encoding type II CAAX prenyl endopeptidase Rce1 family protein; amino-acid sequence: MTLKRIVLFFLTLVAILFSGSSLIGSLKEPQFQSELELYQTNIVLLATEWQPSDEEENLQNVKKAILGVKPLEGALKQYQQARISAETNLEKAQNQLAKLRSKSTDNITPPQSESEISPAIEASLLVEQKKLQQTSNQLQESLAKLDLRIGILQARQGNKDKAIETWQKLQKNSSINPQLSETSQTLIQIWKESPRLSQEAELLIKDNLKGWFRHSALEKIYQIKQNSEYLNNLKVIEQKSAENALLKLTGIAILPALGGFIGVILLIFTFGQWIIKRQESLLAQNSQTRWKTPWNGETILQVFVVGFFLMGQLIVPLVLQFLPIPRPAPNVKIQALYVLVSYLLVAFGSLSVLYLSIKQFFPLPEDWFCFRLYDSWLLWGIGGYCAVIPIFIIVSLINQQLWQGQGGSNPLLQIVLESQDNVALLIFFSTAAIAAPLFEEFLFRGFLLPSLTRYFPVWGSILISSFVFAAVHLSLSEVIPLTVLGIVLGVVYSRSRNLLAPMLLHSLWNSGTLLSLFLLGSSTN
- a CDS encoding TM2 domain-containing protein produces the protein MAKLTPSHATKQLMAGFCGIIFGAFGIHKFVLGYASEGLITLIISLVGGYFTYGLSFLIMQLVGLIEGMIYLNKSHDDFVGTYFMNRQGWF